A single Methanolobus sp. ZRKC5 DNA region contains:
- a CDS encoding methylenetetrahydrofolate reductase, with translation MSRTFKDKLLSNDFLITAEVSPPKGTDLSGALADAQLIRDWTDALNVTDNQKAIMRMSPLAVSKSLLDAGHEVIMQLTCRDRNRLALQSDLLGAYAMGIRNICIMTGDHTTKGDHPRTKPVYDLDSVQLLSIIKKMKEGHDLAGNKIENPPDFVVGAVTNTDSSKMAQMMKLRKKTRTGIDFMQTQAVYDIAQFETFMESIGDIEIPIIAGVIPLKSAKMARFMNQNIPGINVPAEIIERIELAEKPIDEGISICAETITELRKLCCGTHIMPIGKHDNTPRILEMAGIRKNDQ, from the coding sequence ATGTCCCGTACTTTCAAAGACAAACTCTTATCAAACGATTTTTTAATTACGGCAGAGGTCAGTCCCCCTAAAGGAACAGACTTAAGCGGTGCTCTTGCTGATGCACAACTTATCAGGGACTGGACTGATGCCCTCAATGTTACCGATAACCAAAAAGCAATAATGCGTATGAGCCCGCTTGCAGTGAGTAAATCACTGCTGGATGCAGGTCATGAAGTGATAATGCAGCTTACATGCAGGGACAGGAACAGGCTTGCACTACAATCCGACCTTCTGGGAGCTTATGCGATGGGCATCAGGAATATCTGTATTATGACAGGTGACCACACTACAAAGGGCGACCACCCCCGGACAAAACCGGTCTATGACCTGGATTCTGTTCAGCTTCTTAGCATCATTAAAAAAATGAAAGAAGGGCATGATCTTGCAGGGAACAAAATTGAGAATCCGCCGGATTTTGTAGTAGGTGCGGTTACTAACACCGATTCTTCAAAGATGGCACAGATGATGAAGCTGCGTAAAAAAACAAGAACAGGAATCGATTTTATGCAGACTCAGGCTGTTTATGATATAGCACAATTTGAAACTTTCATGGAATCCATCGGTGATATTGAGATCCCTATAATTGCCGGAGTCATTCCACTCAAATCTGCAAAGATGGCACGTTTTATGAACCAGAATATCCCCGGTATCAATGTGCCTGCTGAGATAATAGAAAGGATCGAGCTGGCTGAAAAACCAATCGATGAAGGTATTTCCATCTGTGCAGAAACTATTACCGAACTTAGAAAACTCTGCTGTGGCACTCACATTATGCCTATTGGCAAACATGATAATACACCTAGAATACTTGAAATGGCCGGAATCAGGAAGAACGACCAATGA
- the cofE gene encoding coenzyme F420-0:L-glutamate ligase — protein sequence MKADFPSLQMFGIKTPLIKPGDNISEIIMDSLEKQGMQFQDNDILIIAESPLATAEKRLVRLADVNPGEKAKILAQEYQLDAREMELILQECDEIFGGVPGAALTITKGTLAPNAGIDSSNAPDGHVVLLPENAQQSAGKIRREIRERCRCKIGVIVGDSRTQPMRLGCVGIALGTSGMVPVEDARGTLDLFGKEMTITRKAVADNLVSAAQLLMGEAGESVPAVLVRGAAVQIVEDDIEMPLFTSDECMYYSNIRKA from the coding sequence ATGAAGGCTGATTTTCCATCATTGCAGATGTTTGGTATAAAGACCCCACTTATCAAACCAGGGGATAATATTTCAGAGATCATAATGGATTCCCTAGAGAAACAGGGAATGCAATTCCAGGACAATGACATTCTTATCATTGCCGAATCACCACTGGCAACGGCTGAGAAACGTCTGGTTCGTCTTGCAGATGTAAATCCCGGAGAAAAAGCAAAGATACTTGCACAGGAGTACCAGCTTGACGCCCGGGAAATGGAACTCATACTTCAGGAATGTGATGAGATATTCGGTGGTGTTCCAGGAGCCGCACTTACCATCACAAAGGGAACACTTGCACCCAACGCAGGAATAGATAGCTCGAATGCACCGGATGGGCATGTTGTTCTTCTCCCGGAAAACGCACAGCAGAGTGCAGGCAAGATTCGCAGGGAGATTAGAGAACGCTGCAGGTGTAAGATCGGAGTTATCGTTGGCGATAGCCGCACGCAACCTATGAGGCTTGGATGTGTTGGTATTGCTCTTGGAACATCAGGCATGGTTCCTGTTGAGGATGCCAGAGGTACACTTGACCTTTTTGGAAAAGAAATGACGATTACCCGCAAAGCAGTAGCTGACAACCTTGTATCTGCTGCCCAGTTACTAATGGGAGAAGCAGGAGAAAGCGTACCTGCAGTACTTGTAAGAGGTGCAGCTGTCCAGATAGTTGAAGATGACATTGAAATGCCTTTATTCACAAGTGATGAATGCATGTATTATAGCAATATAAGAAAAGCATAA
- a CDS encoding dihydrolipoyl dehydrogenase, translating to MKEYDLIVIGTGSGMNYVTAMMDADPEMKVALIDKDEPGGICLTRGCIPSKMLLYPAELVRDIGHAGNFGIKASIESIDFKSVMDRMRSSISEDIENIRHGYTHIPRMDFYNETAEFVSPYTMTVAGETISAKMIFLCTGSKPAIPPVKGLDTIDFLTSDEVLELTELPESLAIIGGGYIAAEYGHFFSAMGSTVTIIGRNAQFIPEEEPEVSVLAKKMMSEYMEILTDYEVVEVKSSSKGKTVIAKHRQTGEEKEVTASKILVATGRSPNTDILKPELGGIETDERGWIKVNEHLETSMKNVWAFGDANGKYLFKHVANHESSVVYYNAALKHKVKVDYHAVPHAVFSYPEIASVGMNEKQVIDKYGEEGIVIGFYRLQETAKGVAMSLGDEFVKVILDGKAQKILGAHIIGPQASVLIHQIIPLMYTETQSIDPIMYAMDIHPSLSEVIKRAFYSRMPASEYHMIMQAYGLESAKEQ from the coding sequence ATGAAAGAATACGATCTTATTGTAATAGGCACAGGCTCCGGGATGAATTATGTTACTGCAATGATGGATGCAGATCCTGAAATGAAAGTTGCTCTCATTGATAAAGATGAACCGGGAGGAATCTGTCTTACCAGAGGCTGTATACCTTCAAAGATGCTTCTTTACCCTGCAGAGCTTGTAAGGGATATCGGGCATGCAGGTAATTTCGGTATCAAAGCATCAATTGAAAGTATTGATTTCAAGTCAGTGATGGACAGGATGCGCAGTTCAATATCAGAAGACATTGAAAATATCAGACATGGTTATACTCATATTCCCCGAATGGATTTCTACAATGAAACAGCTGAGTTCGTTTCTCCTTACACCATGACGGTTGCTGGGGAAACCATCAGCGCCAAAATGATATTTTTGTGTACAGGTTCAAAGCCTGCAATACCTCCTGTGAAAGGACTGGACACGATTGATTTTCTCACAAGTGATGAAGTACTGGAACTGACTGAACTCCCCGAAAGTCTTGCTATCATCGGAGGCGGATATATTGCTGCTGAATACGGACACTTCTTTTCAGCCATGGGTTCCACGGTCACTATAATAGGCAGGAATGCACAGTTCATTCCAGAAGAGGAACCTGAAGTTTCTGTACTTGCGAAGAAGATGATGTCAGAGTACATGGAAATCCTCACAGACTACGAGGTTGTTGAGGTAAAGTCTTCATCAAAAGGCAAGACTGTGATTGCAAAACATCGTCAGACCGGTGAGGAAAAAGAAGTTACAGCTTCTAAGATACTTGTTGCAACCGGCAGGAGCCCGAATACTGATATATTGAAACCTGAACTTGGAGGAATTGAGACAGATGAACGTGGATGGATAAAGGTCAATGAGCACCTTGAAACCTCCATGAAGAATGTCTGGGCATTCGGTGATGCTAACGGAAAATACCTGTTCAAGCATGTTGCAAACCATGAATCATCAGTTGTCTACTACAACGCTGCTCTGAAACATAAGGTGAAGGTCGACTATCATGCAGTTCCACATGCTGTATTCTCATATCCTGAAATAGCCAGCGTTGGAATGAATGAAAAACAAGTTATTGATAAATACGGAGAAGAAGGTATAGTGATTGGTTTTTACCGTCTCCAGGAAACAGCAAAAGGCGTGGCAATGTCCTTGGGGGATGAATTCGTGAAAGTTATCCTTGATGGCAAAGCTCAGAAGATTCTTGGTGCTCATATCATAGGCCCCCAAGCATCAGTGCTAATTCACCAGATAATTCCATTGATGTATACTGAAACCCAGAGTATAGATCCGATTATGTATGCAATGGATATCCATCCATCACTTAGTGAGGTCATCAAAAGAGCATTCTATTCAAGGATGCCTGCTTCTGAATATCATATGATAATGCAGGCTTATGGACTTGAAAGCGCAAAAGAACAGTAA
- a CDS encoding methylenetetrahydrofolate reductase C-terminal domain-containing protein gives MIISSAKPFEEILELLKDENDIFIIGCNTCAARQHVGGEPEVIEMQQRLEEAGKHVIGWVLPTAACSVTSYDSLIEKNPVIRDAKAIIVMACGSGVSIVSRVTEVPVYSSNNTDSLGGRSQGEVIPELCAMCGDCTVYYFGGICPKAQCPKQLLNGPCGGAIDGKCEVDPEKDCAWELIYKKLEKAGRLDLLEKVWDAEEDIE, from the coding sequence ATGATTATCTCATCTGCAAAACCCTTTGAAGAGATATTGGAACTGCTAAAGGACGAGAATGATATTTTTATCATAGGCTGCAATACCTGTGCTGCAAGACAACATGTTGGTGGCGAGCCAGAGGTCATCGAGATGCAACAACGCCTGGAAGAAGCAGGAAAGCATGTTATCGGCTGGGTACTCCCAACTGCTGCCTGCAGTGTTACATCCTATGATTCACTCATTGAAAAGAACCCTGTTATCAGGGATGCAAAAGCAATCATTGTAATGGCGTGCGGAAGCGGGGTTTCTATTGTTTCCAGAGTGACAGAAGTGCCAGTTTACTCTTCAAACAACACGGATTCCCTTGGTGGACGCTCGCAGGGAGAAGTCATCCCCGAACTATGTGCAATGTGCGGTGATTGTACGGTCTATTATTTTGGCGGAATATGTCCCAAAGCGCAATGTCCAAAACAGCTTTTGAATGGTCCCTGCGGAGGAGCTATTGATGGGAAGTGCGAAGTAGACCCCGAAAAGGATTGTGCATGGGAACTCATATACAAGAAACTTGAAAAAGCTGGCAGGCTTGACCTGCTGGAAAAGGTTTGGGATGCCGAAGAGGATATTGAATAA
- a CDS encoding proline/glycine betaine ABC transporter permease, which translates to MVLPELPIGETVESSVYWLNDNFGFLMDIFSEFIDILISGFKDILLFLPPIAFILIVTIFVYFVSKKNLRLAIGTAIGFLLIENMDLWKLSMETIALVLSSALVALLVGIPTGILSAKNETAYHIVKPILDFMQTMPSFVYLIPAVIFFGLGNVPGLVATIVFAMPPAIRLTNLGIRQVPVELNEVANAFGTTPMQKLFKVELPVALPTIMAGVNQCIMLSLSMVVIAAMIGARGLGYQVLVGIQRVDIGQGFEAGLAIVIIAIVLDRLTQGLTPKK; encoded by the coding sequence ATGGTCTTACCTGAACTTCCAATAGGGGAAACTGTTGAATCAAGTGTTTACTGGCTGAATGATAATTTCGGTTTTTTGATGGATATCTTCAGTGAATTCATAGATATTCTCATATCCGGATTCAAGGATATACTATTATTCTTACCACCTATTGCATTCATTCTTATCGTTACTATCTTTGTTTATTTTGTTTCCAAAAAGAACCTTAGACTTGCAATCGGAACCGCGATCGGGTTTTTGCTCATAGAGAATATGGACCTGTGGAAACTTTCCATGGAAACCATAGCCCTTGTGTTATCATCTGCCCTTGTGGCTCTGTTGGTAGGTATTCCAACCGGCATTCTGAGTGCAAAGAATGAAACTGCGTACCATATAGTTAAACCAATACTTGACTTCATGCAGACAATGCCTTCTTTTGTGTATCTTATTCCTGCAGTGATATTTTTCGGATTGGGTAATGTTCCCGGCCTTGTTGCAACAATAGTGTTTGCAATGCCACCGGCTATCCGCCTTACCAACCTCGGCATCCGACAGGTTCCTGTTGAATTGAACGAGGTTGCAAATGCGTTTGGAACAACACCGATGCAAAAACTGTTCAAAGTGGAGTTGCCTGTTGCACTCCCGACAATCATGGCTGGTGTAAACCAGTGTATTATGCTCTCGCTTTCTATGGTTGTTATTGCAGCTATGATCGGTGCACGAGGACTTGGATATCAGGTACTTGTAGGCATCCAGAGAGTAGATATCGGCCAAGGATTTGAAGCTGGTCTTGCAATTGTGATAATTGCAATTGTACTTGACAGACTGACACAAGGCCTTACACCTAAGAAATAA
- the thiC gene encoding phosphomethylpyrimidine synthase ThiC: MMKTQVDHAKNGTLTPEMLEIATKEGIEKGLIRERVANGSLVIMTRKGCPPVAIGKGASTKINVNLGTSSAAIDPDSEMQKVKIAQKYGAATITDLSMGGDISAIRKMVFENTELPVTTVPIYQTIVECGMDSVTFDDILTYLKKHVEEGVSSLLLHCVEREMLEKLKGSGRVMGMVSKGGSFTSSFMLLNDCENPFIEHFDEIMQILRKNDVVLSLGNTMRSGCIHDLKDSAQLMEIETNVALAKRANEMGVQVIINGMGGHIQASEIPASVRSYKEKADFPLFVAGPLPTDVAVGYDHIAGAVGASMASGAGADYLCYITPAEHLSLPTPEQVKEGLITFKIAAHIGDSMKYGLSDSDLMLARKRAAFDWKGQAELAIDPDRPTQMCPEEGPCSMCGDYCAIKIMKSYLSGGE, from the coding sequence ATGATGAAAACGCAAGTTGACCATGCAAAAAATGGTACCCTCACACCTGAGATGCTTGAAATTGCAACGAAAGAAGGAATTGAAAAAGGACTTATCCGGGAAAGAGTTGCTAACGGCAGCCTTGTGATAATGACACGCAAAGGATGCCCGCCTGTTGCCATTGGAAAAGGTGCCAGCACCAAGATCAATGTGAACCTTGGTACATCTTCGGCCGCAATTGATCCGGATTCAGAAATGCAAAAGGTGAAGATCGCACAGAAATATGGTGCAGCTACCATTACAGATCTTTCCATGGGAGGAGATATCTCAGCTATCAGGAAGATGGTGTTTGAGAACACAGAACTTCCTGTCACAACTGTTCCCATTTACCAGACGATTGTTGAGTGTGGAATGGACAGTGTTACTTTTGATGACATCCTTACGTACCTCAAAAAACATGTTGAAGAGGGAGTCAGTTCACTACTTCTCCATTGTGTTGAAAGGGAAATGCTGGAAAAACTGAAAGGTTCCGGGAGGGTCATGGGTATGGTATCCAAAGGCGGATCCTTTACAAGCAGCTTCATGCTACTCAATGATTGCGAGAATCCTTTCATAGAACATTTTGATGAGATAATGCAGATACTCAGGAAAAATGATGTTGTACTCTCTCTGGGGAACACCATGAGAAGCGGATGCATCCATGACCTGAAGGATAGTGCTCAGTTAATGGAGATAGAAACAAATGTCGCCCTTGCAAAAAGAGCGAATGAGATGGGCGTGCAGGTAATCATTAACGGAATGGGAGGCCACATCCAGGCATCAGAGATACCGGCTTCTGTCAGATCATACAAGGAAAAAGCCGATTTCCCGTTATTTGTAGCAGGCCCCCTGCCAACCGATGTCGCTGTGGGGTATGACCACATAGCAGGAGCTGTGGGTGCAAGCATGGCAAGCGGTGCAGGTGCAGATTATCTATGTTACATCACTCCTGCAGAGCACCTCTCACTTCCAACCCCAGAGCAGGTAAAAGAAGGACTTATTACTTTTAAGATAGCAGCCCACATCGGTGACTCAATGAAATATGGTTTAAGTGACAGTGACCTCATGCTTGCCAGAAAAAGAGCCGCTTTTGACTGGAAAGGACAGGCAGAACTCGCCATTGACCCGGACAGACCTACACAGATGTGTCCGGAAGAAGGACCCTGCTCTATGTGTGGAGATTACTGCGCAATTAAAATAATGAAAAGTTATCTTTCAGGAGGGGAATAA
- a CDS encoding glycine betaine/L-proline ABC transporter ATP-binding protein, whose protein sequence is MFERTKQTVGLYKVSFDVYEGETFVLMGLSGSGKSTLLRCLNRLIDPSDGHILIDGDDIATMNDKELREARRKKMSMVFQGFALLPHRTVIDNVAFGLEIQGMQKDERYVKAEEAISKVGLKGYESSKTSQLSGGMQQRVGLARALATDPDVLLMDEAFSALDPLIRSEMQDELIALQDKLKKTIVFVSHDLDEALKLGDRIAIMKDGVIAQIGTAEEILTNPADDYVSEFVAGVDRTKILTAENIMKRPEPVVSINSGLKVALQLMKKHGISSIFVVDPEKKIKGILLIDDAVQAVKDKRTLHDVLITDVQIVAPDLPIKDIIPMMTDRNFPLAVVNDNQKIIGVIVRGSILGALAIKEDDSNGLT, encoded by the coding sequence ATTTTTGAGAGGACTAAACAAACAGTCGGTCTTTATAAAGTAAGTTTTGATGTTTACGAAGGTGAAACTTTTGTACTTATGGGACTATCGGGTTCAGGTAAATCAACGCTTTTACGCTGTCTGAACCGTCTTATTGATCCAAGTGACGGACATATCCTCATTGATGGTGATGATATTGCCACAATGAATGACAAAGAGCTAAGGGAAGCCAGAAGAAAGAAAATGAGCATGGTTTTCCAGGGCTTTGCTCTTCTGCCCCATAGAACTGTTATTGATAACGTAGCTTTCGGGCTTGAGATACAAGGTATGCAGAAAGATGAGAGATATGTCAAAGCAGAAGAAGCTATTTCCAAAGTTGGTCTTAAGGGCTATGAATCAAGCAAAACATCACAGTTGAGCGGAGGGATGCAGCAAAGAGTGGGACTTGCACGGGCTCTTGCAACTGATCCCGACGTGCTGTTGATGGATGAAGCCTTCAGTGCACTTGACCCGCTAATAAGATCTGAGATGCAGGATGAATTGATCGCACTTCAGGACAAACTCAAAAAAACTATTGTTTTTGTATCACACGACCTGGATGAAGCCCTGAAACTGGGGGACCGTATTGCAATTATGAAAGATGGAGTTATCGCCCAGATAGGAACTGCAGAGGAAATACTCACAAACCCGGCAGATGACTATGTATCAGAATTCGTTGCCGGTGTGGATAGGACAAAAATTCTCACAGCAGAGAATATCATGAAACGACCGGAACCTGTGGTATCTATTAATTCCGGACTCAAAGTTGCACTGCAACTGATGAAAAAACATGGAATATCATCTATATTTGTGGTTGATCCTGAAAAGAAGATTAAAGGAATACTTCTCATTGATGATGCTGTCCAGGCTGTCAAGGACAAGAGAACATTGCATGATGTGTTGATAACAGACGTGCAAATCGTTGCACCCGACCTGCCCATCAAAGATATAATCCCGATGATGACAGACAGAAATTTTCCGCTGGCAGTTGTAAATGATAATCAGAAGATAATAGGTGTTATTGTCAGAGGTAGCATCCTTGGTGCTCTGGCCATAAAGGAGGATGATTCGAATGGTCTTACCTGA
- a CDS encoding glycine betaine ABC transporter substrate-binding protein has protein sequence MKSKLKVISVLIMLAMLVMVSGCADQDTTGDAGEEATTKEATIGYVLWDGEIASTNVMKLVLEEAGYDVEIIAVDAGALYQGLADSQFDFTTSAWLPQTQKNYWETYGEDIDSVAVNLEDCRIGLVVPSYVTIDSIEELNANKEQFDGEIIGIDPGAGIMSTTETAIEEYGLDYELIASSSAGMAADLKSSIDDEEWTVVTLWSPHWTFNSFDVKYLEDPNGIFGEADHVETLARVGLSEDDPELYEIIGRFQWTHDDIQSVMSDLVGGMSEEEAAQKWVDANPEKVSEWIAAE, from the coding sequence GTGAAAAGCAAATTAAAAGTTATTTCAGTACTCATAATGCTTGCCATGCTTGTAATGGTAAGTGGATGTGCGGACCAGGATACAACCGGAGATGCCGGTGAAGAAGCTACTACAAAGGAAGCAACTATCGGATACGTTCTCTGGGATGGCGAAATAGCCAGTACCAATGTCATGAAACTTGTCCTTGAAGAGGCAGGCTATGATGTAGAGATTATCGCTGTGGATGCAGGTGCACTCTACCAGGGACTTGCAGACAGCCAGTTCGATTTTACAACATCTGCATGGCTTCCCCAGACCCAGAAGAACTACTGGGAAACATACGGAGAAGACATTGATAGTGTCGCAGTGAACCTTGAAGACTGCCGCATAGGACTTGTTGTTCCATCATATGTTACCATTGATTCAATTGAAGAGCTCAATGCAAACAAGGAACAGTTCGATGGAGAGATCATAGGTATCGATCCCGGAGCAGGAATCATGTCAACAACAGAAACTGCAATCGAGGAATACGGACTTGATTACGAGCTTATTGCAAGCAGCAGTGCAGGCATGGCAGCTGACCTTAAGAGTTCAATAGATGATGAAGAATGGACTGTTGTCACATTATGGTCACCACACTGGACATTCAACAGCTTTGACGTGAAATACCTTGAAGATCCAAATGGAATTTTTGGTGAAGCAGACCATGTTGAAACCCTTGCAAGAGTAGGTCTCTCAGAAGATGACCCTGAACTCTATGAGATCATTGGAAGGTTCCAGTGGACCCATGACGATATCCAGTCTGTTATGTCAGACCTTGTAGGCGGTATGTCAGAAGAAGAAGCTGCTCAGAAATGGGTAGATGCAAATCCTGAAAAAGTAAGTGAATGGATTGCAGCAGAATAA
- a CDS encoding glycine betaine ABC transporter substrate-binding protein: MSAGCTSPAEEGAPEETTQEPVTIGVIQWDDSRAGAAVFTQILDEGGYEYETITADLGGLYQATAQGDIDVLIYAWLPATQAPYWEQYGDKLTKAQVVASGAKCGLVVPDYVPINTIEDLQENADKFDGTINGIEPGAGIMQNTESCIVDYELDGFELYSSSTVGMVTELQSKVRNEEWVVVTLWRPHWSFARIEGLKFLEDTQGIYGETDDLVILTRTGFEEENPEFFQLIQNFEMDLSDIESLMIDIDGGQTPDEAAAAWLAENPEKMNEVLGNQE; this comes from the coding sequence ATGAGTGCAGGATGCACCTCACCTGCTGAAGAAGGGGCACCTGAAGAAACAACACAGGAACCTGTAACAATAGGAGTTATCCAATGGGATGATTCACGTGCTGGTGCAGCTGTATTCACACAGATCCTTGATGAAGGAGGATATGAATATGAAACCATTACTGCTGATCTTGGCGGTCTTTACCAGGCTACTGCACAGGGAGATATCGATGTCCTAATTTATGCATGGCTGCCGGCAACTCAGGCACCTTACTGGGAGCAATACGGAGACAAACTGACCAAAGCACAGGTTGTTGCTAGCGGTGCAAAGTGCGGACTTGTTGTTCCTGATTACGTACCAATAAACACCATCGAAGATCTTCAGGAAAACGCTGATAAATTTGATGGTACAATCAATGGTATTGAACCTGGCGCAGGTATAATGCAAAACACAGAAAGCTGTATTGTGGATTATGAGCTTGATGGTTTTGAACTTTATTCAAGCAGCACTGTGGGAATGGTCACAGAACTTCAGAGTAAGGTTCGCAATGAAGAATGGGTAGTTGTTACTCTCTGGAGACCACACTGGAGTTTTGCTCGTATAGAAGGTCTTAAATTCCTTGAAGATACCCAGGGAATCTACGGAGAAACTGACGATCTTGTAATTCTTACTAGAACAGGATTTGAAGAAGAGAACCCTGAGTTCTTCCAGCTTATCCAGAACTTTGAGATGGACCTTTCAGACATAGAATCACTAATGATTGATATTGATGGAGGTCAGACACCGGATGAAGCAGCGGCTGCATGGCTTGCTGAAAACCCGGAAAAGATGAATGAAGTTCTTGGAAACCAGGAATAA
- the folP gene encoding dihydropteroate synthase: MVVDVDICGLKVGDEHPVRLMGVINLSKESFYKGSVVSTDSLLDVAQKMVDSGATILDIGARSTWPLASPVIGEDEELDRMIPALDILKDNVDTLISVDTVYASVAEESLKHGADIINDVSGFTINPRMIDVVAQYDCPAVVMASEKIPGDPIGMDAIMKCLATIIDRAASRGVDTEKLILDPAIGKWIAEKDPIFDFETIDQFESLKVFQRPLLAAVSRKSCIDAVLHEPASERLYGSLAATAIVVHKGAHIIRTHDITETKDVVEVASAMRKKEQTVKSGDFEVAIVDIVHPDDAEYIMKSIGVTGTGAKVMKKKTVSKVIRVNNITTTEALIIKQEILARGGDAALERNAVSHETERTDVLIIGTLLQLEKLVHKLSFQARNLPLIAEMIAETLENDMDVEHRYLREL, translated from the coding sequence ATGGTTGTTGATGTTGACATATGCGGCTTGAAGGTTGGCGATGAACACCCCGTGAGATTAATGGGAGTTATCAACCTGAGCAAGGAATCCTTCTACAAGGGTTCGGTTGTTAGTACTGATTCTCTTCTTGATGTTGCACAAAAAATGGTTGACAGTGGTGCGACCATATTGGACATAGGCGCCCGTTCTACATGGCCGCTTGCAAGTCCCGTTATTGGAGAGGATGAGGAATTGGACCGCATGATTCCTGCACTGGATATCCTGAAGGACAATGTAGATACTCTCATTTCCGTAGATACAGTATATGCCAGCGTTGCAGAAGAATCACTGAAACACGGTGCAGATATTATCAATGACGTATCAGGATTCACCATAAACCCGAGAATGATCGATGTCGTGGCGCAATATGATTGTCCGGCTGTTGTTATGGCATCTGAAAAAATACCAGGAGACCCTATTGGTATGGATGCCATCATGAAATGCCTTGCAACGATAATTGACAGGGCTGCTTCCAGAGGAGTTGACACGGAGAAACTCATACTGGACCCTGCCATCGGCAAGTGGATTGCTGAAAAGGATCCGATATTTGATTTTGAGACCATCGACCAGTTCGAGAGCCTTAAGGTATTTCAGAGACCACTGCTTGCAGCCGTATCAAGGAAGTCCTGCATCGATGCTGTGCTTCACGAGCCTGCAAGTGAAAGGTTATATGGAAGCCTTGCTGCAACTGCAATTGTGGTTCATAAAGGTGCTCACATCATAAGGACACATGACATCACTGAGACAAAGGACGTTGTTGAAGTTGCAAGTGCAATGAGAAAAAAAGAACAGACTGTGAAATCCGGTGATTTTGAAGTTGCTATTGTGGATATAGTTCACCCTGATGATGCTGAATACATTATGAAAAGTATTGGAGTAACCGGCACAGGTGCGAAGGTCATGAAGAAGAAGACCGTGAGCAAGGTGATACGTGTGAACAATATCACCACCACTGAGGCTCTGATAATCAAGCAGGAAATACTGGCCAGAGGTGGAGATGCTGCCCTTGAGCGTAATGCCGTGTCCCATGAAACTGAAAGGACAGATGTACTAATAATAGGTACACTGTTGCAACTGGAAAAACTGGTCCACAAGCTCTCATTCCAGGCACGTAATCTGCCACTCATTGCAGAGATGATAGCAGAAACACTTGAAAATGATATGGATGTTGAGCATCGATACCTGAGGGAACTATGA